From the genome of Cloacibacillus sp. An23:
AGCGCGCGCATAATGAGCGCTTTGACAATTACCGCGCCGATGTCCTGCAAGAGGCCGAGCATTGCGTCGCTGAGCGACTCCGTGCCGCGGATGGCGCTCTCGAAGGCGCTGCCGATGCCGGATGGCACGTTATATAGTGATTCTTTGGCGCTGTCCCATGCGGCGCTTGCCTGCTGAGCCGCGGTAGGATATTTGTTCATCGTATCGTTGAGCGCTGCGAGCTCTTCGTTCGCCATTTTTACGACGAGCGGCATATCCGCATACTGCTGTTTGAGCTGCTCAAGCGTCGCCTTGTACTGTGCCGCGCTGACGCTGCCGGACTCGTAACGCTTCTTGATGAGGTCGAGCGAGTTCGAGAATTCTTCGCTTCCAATATTTTGATACGCGGCGAACCACGCCTTCTCGTTGTCCGTCCAGTTGAATACGTCTTTCGTCTTCAGCCCGAGCTCTTCGATTTTCTTAGAGAGGATGTCGAGGTATTCGGTGTTCGACATGAGCCCCTGCGAGTTCTCCCAGCCGAGGCCGGAGAGATATTCGCGGTCGGCACGCTCGTAGACTTCGGCGAGCTCCTTCGCGGCCTCTTTCTGTTTCTCGATGCGCTCGAGGACGCGGCCGGCGTTTTCGGCGCTGCGCTCCGCGTTTTCGCCGAGTATGTCGAACTTGAGATCCGTGACGGCCTTCCAGTCTTTTGATAACGTGGGCAGTTTTGCCTGCCACCTGTCGAGGACGGCGAGGAATTCGTTGCCGTCTTTGCCGAGGTACTTCATCTGGTCGCGTATGTTCTCGACGAGCTTCTCGGCGGCTGATTTTCCGCCGGACGCCGGAGTTGACGGAGTTCCTCCTTTTGGCGAAGAAACGCCTTTATTGACAGACTCTTCCAGTTTCTGGCGCTCCATGAGGAGCTCTTTTAACTTTTCAATGCGGGTCTGCAACTCTGTACGCTTCGCTTCATATTCCTCCGTGTTGAAATTTTGCCCGGAGGCTTTCGCGAGCGTATCCTGCGGCAGAGCTACGCCTATCTCCGGTATGAGCAGGCCGCCGCCGTCGTAAGTCTCTTTCGCATTCCATAGCTCCATAAGGCTGAGCTTCGCGCTGAGCGCTCTTTCTTCAAGAGCGGCCAGCTCTTTACCTGCGTCTTTCAACGCCCTTTCAAGCTGCGCGGCATTCGCGCTGGCAAATTCATGATTGACGCTCGCGATGGCTTTCTGCGTTATTTCCGCCTGTTTCGCAGCGTCTTCCATACGCTCTTTTAAGACGAGCCATGCGGTGCCGCCAGCTATGAGCGCCGCCCACCCGGCAGGGCCGATGGAAGCCATAAGCGCCTTCATTGACGCGCCGAGGCCGAGAGCCGCCGCCTTCGCGAAATTCATCGCGCCGCCCGCGGCTCTGACCTGCACTTCGGCTAAGACGAACGCGCGAGACATCTTGGAAACTACGGTCGTAGCTTCGCCAATCATGAGATAGCCGTTTTTTACCTCGGAGCTTACGCTCTTCCATGCGCTTGCCGCTTTGCTTGCTATAGGGATAACGCCCGCTATAGTCAAGCCGGTGGTCACAAGCGCCTTCATATCATCGTCGACGAGGTTGGTCGTTCCGCTTAATTCGGAAAACGCGAGGCCGAGCGCGGCGGCGCCTCCGGCTATCGGAGCGAACGCCGCGTATGTTCCCGCCGCGGTCGTCGCTGTTTTCAGGAGCGCCGGGACAAGGACTCCTGTCAGCGCGGAGCCGAGGGCTATGACGCCTGCCTTGGCTGAATCAGGGACGAGCTCGCCTATCGCCTCGCGGAATCCGCTTTCCTTTACCTCCTGCGCGAAATCTCCGAGCCACGACGTGGCGCTCGCGAGGCGTTCCTTCAGGTCAAGCTCTTCCGTTATGCTGTCGCCGATCTCGCGCATGATTACGGCGACGGAATCCTTCGCGTTGCTGAGCTGCTGCGGAATCTCGTTCGCCATCTCTTTCATCATGCCGCCGTAGCGTTTTTTCATGCCGGACAAGAGAGCTTCTATTGCAGCCTGTGAAGAGATAAGCCCCTTCGTTGTCATGTCCTGCACTTCCGCCACGGACTTGCCCATTTCCTCGGCGAGGATCTGCCACGCGGGAAGCCCCGTCTCGGAGAGCTGCGAAGTCATTTCTTCGGCGGAGAGCTTGCCTTTGGCCTGTATCTGCCCCAGCGCGCGGGTAATGGCGTCGATGCCTTCCTGCCCCTTGCCGAGCGCCATCGATGCGTCTCCAACGGTTTCAAGTATGCCGATAACTTCCTCGGCCCGGAATCCGAACGCCTGCAAGCGGCGCGAAGCGTCGACGATCCCGTTGAACTCGAACGGCGTCGATGCCGCGAATTTTTCCAGGTCGCTGAGATGTTTCTGAGCCGCAGCGGCGCTGCCGGTGAGGACTTCCATCGATTTGCTCGCGACCTGGAAATCCGAGGACATCTTGACCGCGGCGGCTCCGGCGACGCCAAGGCCGGCGGCGGCGTATTTCATTTTTGCAAGCAGTGCGTCGGACAATTTCAGCGCGTTTTTGCCGAAGGCCACGTCAAGGTTCCTGTTCACGCTGCGGCTCATCTGCTGAACGGAGCTCGTAAGCTGCTTCATGGCCTTCGCCGCTCTTGTCACGTCGGCGTCTATGGTTATCGACGCTTTATTGCTTGGCATCGCCCCCCCGCCTCCTTTATATTCTCAAGCCTGTATTTGTTCGCCTCTTCCGGCGTCATCACGCGCCCGCCTTCCCATTCGCCGCAGAGCTTCTCTATCGACGGCGGTTTCCTGCCCTGATAGAGCGCTACGAATACGGCGAGCTCCGCGCGCTCGCGCCTCGCAAGGTAGTTTTTGTAGTTGTACGCATGGATGAGGTCGGACAGCTGGCCTCTGGTGACGTGCCAGAGGTCTTCGTGCGTCAGCCCGAGCGGGCCGAGCGCCATTAAAAACATGGACTGCCGTTCTTCTAGGCAGTCCCTTCCGCGTTTTTTGTTTCTTCGCCTTCGGCGGCGGGCGGCATGATACGCAGAACGAACGAGTTGGTAAGCTCGCCGATAACGTCCGCATACACGGCCGGATAATCGCCGTCGGCCTGATCCAGTATCGCGCCGGCGCGTTCGAGCGTCATGCCGCGGTGGTTCGCGAGCAGCCCGGCCCAGAATATGGCGCGGGTCATGCGCAGGTCCAACACGCCGTTTGAGATTTGCTGCATGACGGCGCTGAGCGGCTGATGCACAGTGTCCTCAAGCAGGCAGACCGCGTTGAGGCCGAACTCGATTTTATAATTTTTGCCGTTTATCGTGATTTCGCGCATGAGTGTCCCTCCTATGCTCCCGTCTGCGCGGTGCTGTCTACGTCGCCGCCGGCGACGAATGTGACGGACGCTTCAACGCGGCCGTCGACCGAAGCCGAGTAAGAGAGGCCGGTTATGTAGGCCGGTATCTTATCCTGCGGCTTCGACGCGCCGGTGCCGTCGGGGCGGTAGAAGATGTATATAAGCGTGTCGTCCTTCTGGGCCCCCTCGATGAGCTGGAGCGTCTCGCTCTCGGGGTCTACGATTATCGTAAACTCGCCGCGCGCGTCTCCCTGTCCCGGGACGTACTGTTTGTTTTTGTCGAAGACTCCGGTCACGTCCACTTCGGTTTTGCTTTTGTCGTAGCTCCAGCTCGCGAGGGCTTCGAGGAGGTCGGGCTCGCCGACTCCGTCTTCCGAGACCATGAGCTGAGCGTTTTTTGCAAGCTGTCTGGCCATCACTCAATCCTCCTATCGTAATATCGTATCGTCGCGACGCCGTGCCACCAGTCGGGCTCGGCGGCGTCGCGCATTATCTCTATGCCGTCGTAGAGCGCCCAAGAGGGCACGGCGGCGGTTATCAGGTCGTTGATTTCAAGTATCTGCCTGCGCCCTCCGGCGGAGGCGTTCGCGCGCGCCCATACGTCGAGGTCTACCGTCACTTCCGAGCCGCTGTTGTCTAGGAGCTCGTCGCTGACGTTCTGCACCGACGCGACGGCGATGTATGGAGACACGGCGTCGTCCGGCGGCTCGTCGTATATGCCGCTGATTTTCGCCATGAGCGCGGAGTTGCCGGCGAGCGCCTTGTAGAGCGCCTCGTATTTCATGAGGTCAGTCATTCGTGACCGCCTCTTTTAGCATCTCGTTCATCTCGCGCTCTATGAGCTGCGCTTTGGACGCGAGCGCGGGGCGCAGGAACGGACGGGCCTTTACATGGCGCGTGCCGTATTCGACGGCGAAGGCGTAATAGACGGGAGCGCCGGCGGCCTGCTTTTTGGTCTTGCTTTTTGTGACCCGTCCCGTCTTCGGGTAGTCGGCGTACACGACGCCGCGCATCTTGTTGTATGAGCGGCTCCGTTTCCACGTGCGAGCCGTGACGGAATCTCGAAGCGCGCCTGTCTTGACAGGAGCCCGGCGCTTCGCGTCTTCCATCACTATGTCCGTAAGTTTTCGGAGACGCTCGTATGTTTTTT
Proteins encoded in this window:
- a CDS encoding tape measure protein, coding for MPSNKASITIDADVTRAAKAMKQLTSSVQQMSRSVNRNLDVAFGKNALKLSDALLAKMKYAAAGLGVAGAAAVKMSSDFQVASKSMEVLTGSAAAAQKHLSDLEKFAASTPFEFNGIVDASRRLQAFGFRAEEVIGILETVGDASMALGKGQEGIDAITRALGQIQAKGKLSAEEMTSQLSETGLPAWQILAEEMGKSVAEVQDMTTKGLISSQAAIEALLSGMKKRYGGMMKEMANEIPQQLSNAKDSVAVIMREIGDSITEELDLKERLASATSWLGDFAQEVKESGFREAIGELVPDSAKAGVIALGSALTGVLVPALLKTATTAAGTYAAFAPIAGGAAALGLAFSELSGTTNLVDDDMKALVTTGLTIAGVIPIASKAASAWKSVSSEVKNGYLMIGEATTVVSKMSRAFVLAEVQVRAAGGAMNFAKAAALGLGASMKALMASIGPAGWAALIAGGTAWLVLKERMEDAAKQAEITQKAIASVNHEFASANAAQLERALKDAGKELAALEERALSAKLSLMELWNAKETYDGGGLLIPEIGVALPQDTLAKASGQNFNTEEYEAKRTELQTRIEKLKELLMERQKLEESVNKGVSSPKGGTPSTPASGGKSAAEKLVENIRDQMKYLGKDGNEFLAVLDRWQAKLPTLSKDWKAVTDLKFDILGENAERSAENAGRVLERIEKQKEAAKELAEVYERADREYLSGLGWENSQGLMSNTEYLDILSKKIEELGLKTKDVFNWTDNEKAWFAAYQNIGSEEFSNSLDLIKKRYESGSVSAAQYKATLEQLKQQYADMPLVVKMANEELAALNDTMNKYPTAAQQASAAWDSAKESLYNVPSGIGSAFESAIRGTESLSDAMLGLLQDIGAVIVKALIMRAL
- a CDS encoding GTA-gp10 family protein, with the translated sequence MREITINGKNYKIEFGLNAVCLLEDTVHQPLSAVMQQISNGVLDLRMTRAIFWAGLLANHRGMTLERAGAILDQADGDYPAVYADVIGELTNSFVLRIMPPAAEGEETKNAEGTA
- a CDS encoding DUF3168 domain-containing protein, with protein sequence MTDLMKYEALYKALAGNSALMAKISGIYDEPPDDAVSPYIAVASVQNVSDELLDNSGSEVTVDLDVWARANASAGGRRQILEINDLITAAVPSWALYDGIEIMRDAAEPDWWHGVATIRYYDRRIE
- a CDS encoding HK97-gp10 family putative phage morphogenesis protein; amino-acid sequence: MIQFKFGTKDMDKLQKKFERLQRKELREKTYERLRKLTDIVMEDAKRRAPVKTGALRDSVTARTWKRSRSYNKMRGVVYADYPKTGRVTKSKTKKQAAGAPVYYAFAVEYGTRHVKARPFLRPALASKAQLIEREMNEMLKEAVTND